The following coding sequences lie in one Streptomyces xiamenensis genomic window:
- a CDS encoding ABC transporter permease, translating to MARLAGRRALAAVPVLAVVTLGMFAVAAASPFDPVRQYVGSDALGASQDTLDTLRANLAASGGFAEQWWAWLRSALTGDLGQSLTLRQPVTQVIAERAGWSLLLCGTAFVISLTLGTALGVLAARRPGSVLDRCVSSLSYVLQAAPPFWLALLAIWFFALQLGVLPAGGLTDTGSDTVTAGAVARHLVLPVAVLAISQLPWFVLYTRQGVLDALGEDPVRGARARGIGERTVLLGHALRSGLLPVLTLIGTRVPELITGALLVETVFSWPGMASATVRAATAADFPLLAALTVISALAVLAGNLLADLLYGLADPRVDHDGM from the coding sequence ATGGCCCGGCTCGCCGGCCGCCGCGCGCTGGCCGCCGTCCCGGTCCTCGCCGTGGTCACGCTCGGCATGTTCGCCGTCGCCGCCGCCTCGCCCTTCGACCCGGTACGCCAGTACGTCGGCTCCGACGCCCTCGGCGCCTCCCAGGACACCCTCGACACCCTGCGCGCGAACCTCGCAGCCTCCGGCGGCTTCGCCGAACAGTGGTGGGCCTGGCTGCGCTCCGCCCTCACCGGCGACCTCGGCCAGTCCCTGACCCTGCGCCAGCCCGTCACCCAGGTCATCGCCGAACGCGCCGGCTGGTCCCTGCTGCTGTGCGGCACCGCGTTCGTCATCTCCCTCACCCTGGGCACCGCGCTCGGCGTCCTCGCGGCCCGCCGCCCCGGCTCCGTCCTGGACCGCTGTGTCAGCTCCCTGAGCTACGTCCTGCAGGCCGCCCCGCCCTTCTGGCTCGCGCTCCTCGCCATCTGGTTCTTCGCCCTCCAGCTCGGCGTGCTGCCGGCCGGCGGCCTCACCGACACCGGCTCGGACACGGTCACCGCGGGCGCCGTCGCCCGCCACCTGGTGCTGCCCGTCGCCGTGCTCGCCATCTCCCAACTGCCGTGGTTCGTCCTCTACACCCGGCAGGGCGTCCTGGACGCGCTCGGCGAGGACCCGGTACGCGGCGCCCGCGCCCGCGGCATCGGCGAACGCACCGTGCTGCTCGGCCACGCCCTGCGCTCCGGCCTGCTCCCCGTCCTCACCCTCATCGGCACCCGCGTGCCCGAACTCATCACCGGCGCCCTGCTGGTGGAGACCGTCTTCAGCTGGCCCGGCATGGCCTCGGCGACCGTACGGGCCGCCACCGCCGCCGACTTCCCGCTGCTGGCCGCGCTCACCGTGATCTCGGCGCTCGCCGTCCTGGCCGGCAACCTGCTCGCCGACCTCCTGTACGGGCTGGCCGACCCGCGCGTCGACCACGACGGGATGTGA
- a CDS encoding ABC transporter substrate-binding protein, with translation MTARTVRTAVAALAAGSLLALAACSTPSEGDNGDDGAPGGADSLVVGIANEPDTLSPLLGYGKDGNSKIFDGLLRRDAGMNLQPALAAALPEVSDDGLTYTYPLREDITFSDGEPFTAEDVVFTYETILDDTTLNPNKDELDAVESVEAPDEHTVVFTLGYPYAPFAERTVLPIAAAHAAAGQDINTGPYNTEPVGTGPYLLTGWTRGERLTFEANPDYWGGAPDVTRLTMAVIPDDDVRATRLRTGDLDAAVLPPNLAATFDGEPGLTTLQAESADFRAVTLPTGHPVTGDRDIRRALDLAANRELMVDSILTGAGHAAYGPVPTASDWFARGTERPYDPEAAVRLLEEGGWEAGGDGIRAKDGQRAAFTLWYPAGDRLRQEHALAYASDAREIGVDITVESGSWEVIEGRLATDAVLSGGGDPADPDFELYGLLASSLAGDGWNNMGHYDNPAVDAQLDLGRRSADPAERSAAYDAVQREFAADPGYTFLTHIDHMYVMRDAWENVTTQVEPHDHGLGHGPWWNVEEWTIRP, from the coding sequence ATGACGGCCCGGACCGTACGTACGGCGGTCGCGGCACTCGCCGCCGGCTCACTGCTGGCGCTCGCCGCCTGCTCCACGCCCTCCGAAGGCGACAACGGCGACGACGGTGCCCCGGGCGGCGCTGACTCCCTGGTCGTCGGCATCGCGAACGAGCCCGACACCCTCAGCCCGCTGCTCGGCTACGGCAAGGACGGGAACTCCAAGATCTTCGACGGCCTGCTGCGCCGCGACGCCGGAATGAACCTCCAACCGGCCCTCGCCGCCGCCCTCCCCGAGGTCAGCGACGACGGACTCACCTACACCTATCCGCTGCGCGAGGACATCACCTTCAGCGACGGCGAGCCCTTCACCGCCGAGGATGTCGTCTTCACCTACGAGACGATCCTCGACGACACCACCCTCAACCCCAACAAGGACGAACTCGACGCCGTGGAGTCGGTCGAGGCCCCCGACGAGCACACCGTCGTCTTCACCCTCGGCTACCCCTACGCGCCGTTCGCCGAGCGCACCGTGCTGCCCATCGCCGCCGCCCACGCCGCCGCCGGCCAGGACATCAACACCGGCCCCTACAACACCGAACCCGTCGGCACCGGCCCCTACCTGCTGACCGGCTGGACCAGGGGCGAACGCCTCACCTTCGAGGCGAACCCCGACTACTGGGGCGGCGCACCCGACGTCACCCGGCTCACCATGGCCGTCATCCCCGACGACGACGTCCGCGCCACCCGGCTGCGCACCGGGGACCTCGACGCCGCCGTCCTGCCCCCCAACCTCGCCGCCACCTTCGACGGCGAGCCCGGCCTCACCACCCTCCAGGCCGAGAGCGCCGACTTCCGCGCCGTGACCCTGCCCACCGGCCACCCCGTCACCGGCGACCGCGACATCCGCCGCGCCCTCGACCTGGCCGCCAACCGCGAACTGATGGTCGACAGCATCCTCACCGGAGCCGGCCACGCCGCGTACGGCCCGGTTCCCACCGCCAGCGACTGGTTCGCGCGGGGCACCGAGCGCCCGTACGACCCCGAGGCCGCAGTCCGGCTGCTGGAGGAGGGCGGCTGGGAGGCGGGCGGTGACGGCATCCGCGCCAAGGACGGACAGCGCGCCGCCTTCACCCTGTGGTACCCGGCCGGCGACCGGCTGCGCCAGGAACACGCCCTCGCCTACGCCTCGGACGCCAGGGAGATCGGCGTCGACATCACCGTGGAGTCCGGTTCCTGGGAGGTCATCGAGGGCCGCCTGGCCACCGACGCCGTGCTCTCCGGCGGCGGCGACCCCGCCGACCCCGACTTCGAGCTGTACGGCCTGCTGGCCTCCTCGCTGGCCGGCGACGGCTGGAACAACATGGGCCACTACGACAACCCGGCCGTCGACGCACAGCTCGACCTCGGACGCCGCAGCGCCGACCCCGCGGAACGGTCCGCCGCCTATGACGCCGTGCAGCGCGAGTTCGCCGCCGACCCCGGCTACACCTTCCTCACCCACATCGACCACATGTACGTGATGAGGGACGCCTGGGAGAACGTCACCACCCAGGTCGAACCGCACGACCACGGACTCGGCCACGGCCCCTGGTGGAACGTCGAGGAATGGACGATCCGTCCGTGA